From Lagenorhynchus albirostris chromosome 15, mLagAlb1.1, whole genome shotgun sequence, one genomic window encodes:
- the INTS15 gene encoding integrator complex subunit 15 isoform X3, whose protein sequence is MSDIRHSLLRRDALSAAKEVLYHLDIYFSSQLQSAPLPIVDKGPVELLEEFVFQVPKERGAQPKRLNSLQELQLLEIMCSYFQEQTKDSVRQIIFSSLFSPQGNKADDSRMSLLGKLVSMAVAVCRIPVLECAASWLQRTPVVYCVRLARALVDDYCCLVPGSVQTLKQIFSASPRFCCQFITSVTALYDLSSDDLIPPLDLLEMIVNWIFEDPRLILITFLNTPIAANLPIGFLELTPLTGLIRWCVKAPLAYKRKKKPPLANGPVTAKVTKDSGGTDRDSHLLYSKLHLSVLQVLMMLQVHLTEKNLYGRLGLILFDHMVPLVEEINRLADELNPLNASQEIELSLDRLAQALQVAMASGALLCTRDDLRTLCSRLPHNKKSPASEDIASARGTSSLPRTNPFATFSFFVHSFYVMFNVFRALKCDRV, encoded by the exons ATGAGCGACATCCGCCACTCGCTCCTGCGCCGCGACGCGCTCAGCGCCGCCAAGGAGGTGCTGTACCACCTGGACATCTACTTCAGCAGCCAGCTGCAGAGCGCGCCGCTGCCCATCGTGGACAAGGGCCCTGTGGAGCTGCTCGAGGAGTTCGTGTTCCAGGTGCCCAAGGAGCGCGGCGCGCAGCCCAAG AGATTGAATTCACTTCAGGAGCTCCAACTTCTTGAAATCATGTGCAGTTATTTCCAGGAGCAAACCAAGGACTCTGTCCGGCAGATTATTTTCTCATCCCTTTTCAGCCCCCAAGGGAACAAAGCCGATGACAGCCGAATGAGCTTGTTGGGAAAGCTGGTCTCCATGGCAGTGGCTGTGTGTCGAATCCCAGTGTTGGAATGTGCAGCCTCCTGGCTCCAG CGGACGCCTGTGGTCTACTGTGTGCGGTTAGCCAGGGCCCTCGTGGATGACTACTGCTGTCTGGTGCCGGGATCCGTTCAGACGCTGAAGCAGATATTCAGTGCCAGCCCTCGCTTCTGCTGCCAGTTCATAACCTCAGTCACTGCGCTGTATGACCTGTCGTCAG ACGATCTCATCCCACCGTTGGACTTGCTTGAGATGATTGTCAACTGGATTTTTGAGGACCCGAGGTTGATTCTCATCACTTTTTTAAATACTCCAATCGCAGCCAATCTCCCAATAGGATTTTTAGAGCTCACCCCGCTCACTGGATTGATCCGCTGGTGTGTGAAGGCCCCTCTGGCttataaaaggaagaagaagccCCCCTTAGCCAATGGCCCCGTCACTGCCAAAGTCACCAAGGACTCGGGGGGGACGGACAGAGATTCCCACCTCTTGTACTCAAAGCTCCACCTCAGCGTCCTGCAGGTCCTCATGATGCTCCAGGTGCACTTGACTGAGAAGAACCTGTACGGCCGCCTGGGGCTCATCCTGTTTGACCACATGGTCCCGCTGGTGGAGGAGATCAACAGATTGGCGGATGAACTGAACCCCCTCAACGCCTCCCAGGAGATCGAGCTCTCCCTGGACCGGCTGGCACAGGCTCTGCAGGTGGCCATGGCCTCTGGAGCCCTGCTGTGCACGAGAG ATGACCTGAGAACCTTGTGCTCCCGGCTGCCCCATAATAA AAAGTCTCCTGCGTCTGAGGACATCGCCAGTGCACGTGGCACCTCTTCACTTCCTCGCACTAATCCCTTTGCaaccttttccttctttgtgcaCAGCTTTTATGTAATGTTTAATGTTTTCAGGGCATTAAAATGTGATAGGGTATGA
- the INTS15 gene encoding integrator complex subunit 15 isoform X4 — MSDIRHSLLRRDALSAAKEVLYHLDIYFSSQLQSAPLPIVDKGPVELLEEFVFQVPKERGAQPKRLNSLQELQLLEIMCSYFQEQTKDSVRQIIFSSLFSPQGNKADDSRMSLLGKLVSMAVAVCRIPVLECAASWLQRTPVVYCVRLARALVDDYCCLVPGSVQTLKQIFSASPRFCCQFITSVTALYDLSSDDLIPPLDLLEMIVNWIFEDPRLILITFLNTPIAANLPIGFLELTPLTGLIRWCVKAPLAYKRKKKPPLANGPVTAKVTKDSGGTDRDSHLLYSKLHLSVLQVLMMLQVHLTEKNLYGRLGLILFDHMVPLVEEINRLADELNPLNASQEIELSLDRLAQALQVAMASGALLCTRDDLRTLCSRLPHNKPIR; from the exons ATGAGCGACATCCGCCACTCGCTCCTGCGCCGCGACGCGCTCAGCGCCGCCAAGGAGGTGCTGTACCACCTGGACATCTACTTCAGCAGCCAGCTGCAGAGCGCGCCGCTGCCCATCGTGGACAAGGGCCCTGTGGAGCTGCTCGAGGAGTTCGTGTTCCAGGTGCCCAAGGAGCGCGGCGCGCAGCCCAAG AGATTGAATTCACTTCAGGAGCTCCAACTTCTTGAAATCATGTGCAGTTATTTCCAGGAGCAAACCAAGGACTCTGTCCGGCAGATTATTTTCTCATCCCTTTTCAGCCCCCAAGGGAACAAAGCCGATGACAGCCGAATGAGCTTGTTGGGAAAGCTGGTCTCCATGGCAGTGGCTGTGTGTCGAATCCCAGTGTTGGAATGTGCAGCCTCCTGGCTCCAG CGGACGCCTGTGGTCTACTGTGTGCGGTTAGCCAGGGCCCTCGTGGATGACTACTGCTGTCTGGTGCCGGGATCCGTTCAGACGCTGAAGCAGATATTCAGTGCCAGCCCTCGCTTCTGCTGCCAGTTCATAACCTCAGTCACTGCGCTGTATGACCTGTCGTCAG ACGATCTCATCCCACCGTTGGACTTGCTTGAGATGATTGTCAACTGGATTTTTGAGGACCCGAGGTTGATTCTCATCACTTTTTTAAATACTCCAATCGCAGCCAATCTCCCAATAGGATTTTTAGAGCTCACCCCGCTCACTGGATTGATCCGCTGGTGTGTGAAGGCCCCTCTGGCttataaaaggaagaagaagccCCCCTTAGCCAATGGCCCCGTCACTGCCAAAGTCACCAAGGACTCGGGGGGGACGGACAGAGATTCCCACCTCTTGTACTCAAAGCTCCACCTCAGCGTCCTGCAGGTCCTCATGATGCTCCAGGTGCACTTGACTGAGAAGAACCTGTACGGCCGCCTGGGGCTCATCCTGTTTGACCACATGGTCCCGCTGGTGGAGGAGATCAACAGATTGGCGGATGAACTGAACCCCCTCAACGCCTCCCAGGAGATCGAGCTCTCCCTGGACCGGCTGGCACAGGCTCTGCAGGTGGCCATGGCCTCTGGAGCCCTGCTGTGCACGAGAG ATGACCTGAGAACCTTGTGCTCCCGGCTGCCCCATAATAA GCCCATCCGCTAG
- the INTS15 gene encoding integrator complex subunit 15 isoform X2 translates to MSDIRHSLLRRDALSAAKEVLYHLDIYFSSQLQSAPLPIVDKGPVELLEEFVFQRLNSLQELQLLEIMCSYFQEQTKDSVRQIIFSSLFSPQGNKADDSRMSLLGKLVSMAVAVCRIPVLECAASWLQRTPVVYCVRLARALVDDYCCLVPGSVQTLKQIFSASPRFCCQFITSVTALYDLSSDDLIPPLDLLEMIVNWIFEDPRLILITFLNTPIAANLPIGFLELTPLTGLIRWCVKAPLAYKRKKKPPLANGPVTAKVTKDSGGTDRDSHLLYSKLHLSVLQVLMMLQVHLTEKNLYGRLGLILFDHMVPLVEEINRLADELNPLNASQEIELSLDRLAQALQVAMASGALLCTRDDLRTLCSRLPHNNLLQLVISGPVPQSPHAALPPGFYPHIHTPPLGYGAVPAHPAAHPALPTHPGHTFISGMTFPFRPIR, encoded by the exons ATGAGCGACATCCGCCACTCGCTCCTGCGCCGCGACGCGCTCAGCGCCGCCAAGGAGGTGCTGTACCACCTGGACATCTACTTCAGCAGCCAGCTGCAGAGCGCGCCGCTGCCCATCGTGGACAAGGGCCCTGTGGAGCTGCTCGAGGAGTTCGTGTTCCAG AGATTGAATTCACTTCAGGAGCTCCAACTTCTTGAAATCATGTGCAGTTATTTCCAGGAGCAAACCAAGGACTCTGTCCGGCAGATTATTTTCTCATCCCTTTTCAGCCCCCAAGGGAACAAAGCCGATGACAGCCGAATGAGCTTGTTGGGAAAGCTGGTCTCCATGGCAGTGGCTGTGTGTCGAATCCCAGTGTTGGAATGTGCAGCCTCCTGGCTCCAG CGGACGCCTGTGGTCTACTGTGTGCGGTTAGCCAGGGCCCTCGTGGATGACTACTGCTGTCTGGTGCCGGGATCCGTTCAGACGCTGAAGCAGATATTCAGTGCCAGCCCTCGCTTCTGCTGCCAGTTCATAACCTCAGTCACTGCGCTGTATGACCTGTCGTCAG ACGATCTCATCCCACCGTTGGACTTGCTTGAGATGATTGTCAACTGGATTTTTGAGGACCCGAGGTTGATTCTCATCACTTTTTTAAATACTCCAATCGCAGCCAATCTCCCAATAGGATTTTTAGAGCTCACCCCGCTCACTGGATTGATCCGCTGGTGTGTGAAGGCCCCTCTGGCttataaaaggaagaagaagccCCCCTTAGCCAATGGCCCCGTCACTGCCAAAGTCACCAAGGACTCGGGGGGGACGGACAGAGATTCCCACCTCTTGTACTCAAAGCTCCACCTCAGCGTCCTGCAGGTCCTCATGATGCTCCAGGTGCACTTGACTGAGAAGAACCTGTACGGCCGCCTGGGGCTCATCCTGTTTGACCACATGGTCCCGCTGGTGGAGGAGATCAACAGATTGGCGGATGAACTGAACCCCCTCAACGCCTCCCAGGAGATCGAGCTCTCCCTGGACCGGCTGGCACAGGCTCTGCAGGTGGCCATGGCCTCTGGAGCCCTGCTGTGCACGAGAG ATGACCTGAGAACCTTGTGCTCCCGGCTGCCCCATAATAA CCTTCTCCAGCTGGTGATCTCGGGCCCCGTGCCGCAGTCGCCGCACGCGGCGCTCCCTCCCGGGTTCTACCCTCACATCCACACACCCCCGCTGGGCTACGGGGCTGTGCCGGCCCACCCTGCcgcccaccctgccctgcccacgCACCCCGGGCACACCTTCATCTCAGGCATGACCTTCCCGTTCAGGCCCATCCGCTAG
- the INTS15 gene encoding integrator complex subunit 15 isoform X1 — MSDIRHSLLRRDALSAAKEVLYHLDIYFSSQLQSAPLPIVDKGPVELLEEFVFQVPKERGAQPKRLNSLQELQLLEIMCSYFQEQTKDSVRQIIFSSLFSPQGNKADDSRMSLLGKLVSMAVAVCRIPVLECAASWLQRTPVVYCVRLARALVDDYCCLVPGSVQTLKQIFSASPRFCCQFITSVTALYDLSSDDLIPPLDLLEMIVNWIFEDPRLILITFLNTPIAANLPIGFLELTPLTGLIRWCVKAPLAYKRKKKPPLANGPVTAKVTKDSGGTDRDSHLLYSKLHLSVLQVLMMLQVHLTEKNLYGRLGLILFDHMVPLVEEINRLADELNPLNASQEIELSLDRLAQALQVAMASGALLCTRDDLRTLCSRLPHNNLLQLVISGPVPQSPHAALPPGFYPHIHTPPLGYGAVPAHPAAHPALPTHPGHTFISGMTFPFRPIR, encoded by the exons ATGAGCGACATCCGCCACTCGCTCCTGCGCCGCGACGCGCTCAGCGCCGCCAAGGAGGTGCTGTACCACCTGGACATCTACTTCAGCAGCCAGCTGCAGAGCGCGCCGCTGCCCATCGTGGACAAGGGCCCTGTGGAGCTGCTCGAGGAGTTCGTGTTCCAGGTGCCCAAGGAGCGCGGCGCGCAGCCCAAG AGATTGAATTCACTTCAGGAGCTCCAACTTCTTGAAATCATGTGCAGTTATTTCCAGGAGCAAACCAAGGACTCTGTCCGGCAGATTATTTTCTCATCCCTTTTCAGCCCCCAAGGGAACAAAGCCGATGACAGCCGAATGAGCTTGTTGGGAAAGCTGGTCTCCATGGCAGTGGCTGTGTGTCGAATCCCAGTGTTGGAATGTGCAGCCTCCTGGCTCCAG CGGACGCCTGTGGTCTACTGTGTGCGGTTAGCCAGGGCCCTCGTGGATGACTACTGCTGTCTGGTGCCGGGATCCGTTCAGACGCTGAAGCAGATATTCAGTGCCAGCCCTCGCTTCTGCTGCCAGTTCATAACCTCAGTCACTGCGCTGTATGACCTGTCGTCAG ACGATCTCATCCCACCGTTGGACTTGCTTGAGATGATTGTCAACTGGATTTTTGAGGACCCGAGGTTGATTCTCATCACTTTTTTAAATACTCCAATCGCAGCCAATCTCCCAATAGGATTTTTAGAGCTCACCCCGCTCACTGGATTGATCCGCTGGTGTGTGAAGGCCCCTCTGGCttataaaaggaagaagaagccCCCCTTAGCCAATGGCCCCGTCACTGCCAAAGTCACCAAGGACTCGGGGGGGACGGACAGAGATTCCCACCTCTTGTACTCAAAGCTCCACCTCAGCGTCCTGCAGGTCCTCATGATGCTCCAGGTGCACTTGACTGAGAAGAACCTGTACGGCCGCCTGGGGCTCATCCTGTTTGACCACATGGTCCCGCTGGTGGAGGAGATCAACAGATTGGCGGATGAACTGAACCCCCTCAACGCCTCCCAGGAGATCGAGCTCTCCCTGGACCGGCTGGCACAGGCTCTGCAGGTGGCCATGGCCTCTGGAGCCCTGCTGTGCACGAGAG ATGACCTGAGAACCTTGTGCTCCCGGCTGCCCCATAATAA CCTTCTCCAGCTGGTGATCTCGGGCCCCGTGCCGCAGTCGCCGCACGCGGCGCTCCCTCCCGGGTTCTACCCTCACATCCACACACCCCCGCTGGGCTACGGGGCTGTGCCGGCCCACCCTGCcgcccaccctgccctgcccacgCACCCCGGGCACACCTTCATCTCAGGCATGACCTTCCCGTTCAGGCCCATCCGCTAG
- the INTS15 gene encoding integrator complex subunit 15 isoform X5: protein MCSYFQEQTKDSVRQIIFSSLFSPQGNKADDSRMSLLGKLVSMAVAVCRIPVLECAASWLQRTPVVYCVRLARALVDDYCCLVPGSVQTLKQIFSASPRFCCQFITSVTALYDLSSDDLIPPLDLLEMIVNWIFEDPRLILITFLNTPIAANLPIGFLELTPLTGLIRWCVKAPLAYKRKKKPPLANGPVTAKVTKDSGGTDRDSHLLYSKLHLSVLQVLMMLQVHLTEKNLYGRLGLILFDHMVPLVEEINRLADELNPLNASQEIELSLDRLAQALQVAMASGALLCTRDDLRTLCSRLPHNNLLQLVISGPVPQSPHAALPPGFYPHIHTPPLGYGAVPAHPAAHPALPTHPGHTFISGMTFPFRPIR, encoded by the exons ATGTGCAGTTATTTCCAGGAGCAAACCAAGGACTCTGTCCGGCAGATTATTTTCTCATCCCTTTTCAGCCCCCAAGGGAACAAAGCCGATGACAGCCGAATGAGCTTGTTGGGAAAGCTGGTCTCCATGGCAGTGGCTGTGTGTCGAATCCCAGTGTTGGAATGTGCAGCCTCCTGGCTCCAG CGGACGCCTGTGGTCTACTGTGTGCGGTTAGCCAGGGCCCTCGTGGATGACTACTGCTGTCTGGTGCCGGGATCCGTTCAGACGCTGAAGCAGATATTCAGTGCCAGCCCTCGCTTCTGCTGCCAGTTCATAACCTCAGTCACTGCGCTGTATGACCTGTCGTCAG ACGATCTCATCCCACCGTTGGACTTGCTTGAGATGATTGTCAACTGGATTTTTGAGGACCCGAGGTTGATTCTCATCACTTTTTTAAATACTCCAATCGCAGCCAATCTCCCAATAGGATTTTTAGAGCTCACCCCGCTCACTGGATTGATCCGCTGGTGTGTGAAGGCCCCTCTGGCttataaaaggaagaagaagccCCCCTTAGCCAATGGCCCCGTCACTGCCAAAGTCACCAAGGACTCGGGGGGGACGGACAGAGATTCCCACCTCTTGTACTCAAAGCTCCACCTCAGCGTCCTGCAGGTCCTCATGATGCTCCAGGTGCACTTGACTGAGAAGAACCTGTACGGCCGCCTGGGGCTCATCCTGTTTGACCACATGGTCCCGCTGGTGGAGGAGATCAACAGATTGGCGGATGAACTGAACCCCCTCAACGCCTCCCAGGAGATCGAGCTCTCCCTGGACCGGCTGGCACAGGCTCTGCAGGTGGCCATGGCCTCTGGAGCCCTGCTGTGCACGAGAG ATGACCTGAGAACCTTGTGCTCCCGGCTGCCCCATAATAA CCTTCTCCAGCTGGTGATCTCGGGCCCCGTGCCGCAGTCGCCGCACGCGGCGCTCCCTCCCGGGTTCTACCCTCACATCCACACACCCCCGCTGGGCTACGGGGCTGTGCCGGCCCACCCTGCcgcccaccctgccctgcccacgCACCCCGGGCACACCTTCATCTCAGGCATGACCTTCCCGTTCAGGCCCATCCGCTAG
- the ZNF853 gene encoding zinc finger protein 853 isoform X1 has product MLYQRAPWDLRLTARMEVGPATKTFVLELRCLEDGGSRPDTLSGGSGGSESQEEEEAQERSSSPPRPAVSAPRGAGATTEGGPPEQQELQPRQLEQQPELRQQPQQEQRQQLQPRDEGSGPQPNSQQQQQQQGGQERLPRPQPENPQPVRQEPLKPQPQLMQQQKQPQEQHMQEHQLSQQQQEQLQQQQDGQQQLPRQQQELQENPQSVHYEQRKPQPQRLQEQDQPQERQVQEQQLSQQQQLQQEQSQPQQQEQLQLQQQEQLQPQQQQSQLQQQQLQLQQQQLQQQQQLQQQQLQLQQQEQLQQLQQQQLQQQRLLQQQQEQLQQQLLQQQQEQLQLLQQQQEQLQQQLLQQQQLQQQQLLQQQQEQLQQQQLQPRPLEPEEEEEEVELELMPVDLGSEQELERQRQELERQQEQRQLQLKLQEQLQQLEKQLEQQQQLEEQQEVQLELTPVELGAQPPELQLELTPVPSELQLELVPAAGGGGAAVPGTPAAVVVAPPGYVVLQELMVLPAVSAPSVVAIPGPAGSAALTPARQRRRRRARDRPTICGECGKGFSRSTDLVRHQATHTGERPHRCGECGKSFSQHSNLVTHQRIHTGEKPYACPYCAKRFSESSALVQHQRTHTGERPYACGDCGKRFSVSSNLLRHRRTHSGERPYVCEDCGERFRHKVQIRRHERQLHGAGRSRGLGLLRGARAAAGGAPRAEQAADKAP; this is encoded by the exons ATGCTGTACCAG CGGGCTCCCTGGGATCTCCGTCTGACTGCCAGGATGGAGGTAGGGCCGGCAACCAAGACCTTCGTGCTCGAGCTGCGGTGTCTTGAAGATGGGGGCTCAAGGCCTGACACCCTCTcag GTGGCAGCGGTGGGAGTGAGagtcaggaggaggaagaggctcAGGAGAGGAGCAGTAGCCCACCGCGGCCAGCAGTCTCAGCCCCGAGGGGGGCCGGTGCAACCACTGAGGGAGGCCCGCCAGAACAGCAGGAGTTGCAACCCCGACAGTTAGAACAGCAGCCAGAGCTGCGGCAACAGCCACAGCAGGAGCAGCGGCAACAGCTGCAGCCACGAGACGAAGGGTCAGGACCTCAGCCAAACtcgcagcagcaacagcagcagcagggcGGGCAAGAGCGGCTGCCTCGACCACAGCCGGAAAACCCCCAACCTGTGCGACAGGAGCCCCTGAAACCACAGCCGCAGCTGATGCAACAGCAGaagcagccacaggagcagcaCATGCAAGAGCACCAGCTGTCACAGCAACAGCAGGAGCAGCTCCAGCAGCAGCAAGATGGGCAGCAGCAGCTGCCTCGGCAGCAGCAGGAACTACAGGAAAATCCCCAATCTGTGCACTATGAGCAGCGGAAACCACAGCCGCAGCGGCTGCAAGAGCAGGACCAGCCACAGGAGCGGCAAGTGCAGGAACAGCAGCTGTCACAGCAACAGCAGTTACAGCAGGAACAGTCGCAGCCGCAGCAGCAGGAACAGTTacagctgcagcagcaggaacAGTTACAGCCGCAGCAGCAACAGTCACAGCTGCAGCAGCAACAGTTACAGCTGCAGCAGCAACagttacagcagcagcagcagcttcagCAGCAGCAGTTacagctgcagcagcaggaacagttgcagcagctgcagcagcaacaGTTACAGCAGCAGCGGCTGTTGCAGCAGCAGCAAGAACAGTTACAGCAGCAGCTGTTGCAGCAGCAGCAAGAGCAGTTGCAGCTATTGCAGCAGCAGCAAGAACAGTTACAGCAGCAGCTGCTGCAGCAGCAACAgttacagcagcagcagctgctgcagcagcagcaagaaCAGTTGcaacagcagcagctgcagccccGGCCGCTGgagccagaggaggaggaggaagaggtggagcTGGAGCTCATGCCGGTGGACTTGGGGTCGGAGCAGGAGCTGGAGCGGCAGCGGCAGGAGCTGGAGCGGCAGCAGGAGCAGCGGCAGCTGCAGCTCAAACTGCAGGAGCAACTGCAGCAGCTGGAGAAGCAgctggagcagcagcagcagctggaggagCAGCAGGAGGTGCAGCTGGAGCTGACTCCGGTGGAGCTGGGGGCCCAGCCGCCGGAGCTGCAGCTGGAGCTGACCCCCGTGCCGTCGGAGCTGCAGCTGGAGCTGGTGCCCGCCGCGGGGGGCGGCGGTGCCGCCGTCCCGGGGACGCCCGCCGCGGTCGTGGTGGCGCCCCCGGGCTACGTGGTGCTGCAGGAGCTCATGGTGCTGCCGGCCGTGTCGGCGCCCTCGGTGGTGGCCATCCCGGGCCCGGCGGGCAGCGCGGCCCTGACGCCGGcccggcagcggcggcggcggcgcgcccGGGACCGGCCGACCATCTGCGGGGAGTGCGGCAAGGGCTTCAGCCGCAGCACGGACCTCGTGCGGCACCAGGCCACGCACACGGGCGAGCGGCCCCACCGCTGCGGCGAGTGCGGCAAGAGCTTCTCGCAGCACTCGAATTTGGTGACGCACCAGCGCATCCACACGGGCGAGAAGCCCTACGCGTGCCCGTACTGCGCCAAGCGCTTCAGCGAGAGCTCGGCGCTCGTGCAGCACCAGCGCACGCACACGGGCGAGCGGCCCTACGCCTGCGGCGACTGCGGCAAGCGCTTCAGCGTCTCGTCCAACCTGCTGCGCCACCGCCGCACGCACTCGGGCGAGCGGCCTTACGTGTGCGAGGACTGCGGCGAGCGCTTCCGCCACAAGGTGCAGATCCGCCGCCACGAGCGCCAGCTGCACGGCGCCGGCCGCTCCCGGGGCCTGGGTCTGCTCCGCGGCGCGCGCGCGGCCGCCGGCGGGGCCCCGCGCGCCGAGCAGGCTGCGGACAAGGCGCCGTGA
- the ZNF853 gene encoding zinc finger protein 853 isoform X2, with translation MEVGPATKTFVLELRCLEDGGSRPDTLSGGSGGSESQEEEEAQERSSSPPRPAVSAPRGAGATTEGGPPEQQELQPRQLEQQPELRQQPQQEQRQQLQPRDEGSGPQPNSQQQQQQQGGQERLPRPQPENPQPVRQEPLKPQPQLMQQQKQPQEQHMQEHQLSQQQQEQLQQQQDGQQQLPRQQQELQENPQSVHYEQRKPQPQRLQEQDQPQERQVQEQQLSQQQQLQQEQSQPQQQEQLQLQQQEQLQPQQQQSQLQQQQLQLQQQQLQQQQQLQQQQLQLQQQEQLQQLQQQQLQQQRLLQQQQEQLQQQLLQQQQEQLQLLQQQQEQLQQQLLQQQQLQQQQLLQQQQEQLQQQQLQPRPLEPEEEEEEVELELMPVDLGSEQELERQRQELERQQEQRQLQLKLQEQLQQLEKQLEQQQQLEEQQEVQLELTPVELGAQPPELQLELTPVPSELQLELVPAAGGGGAAVPGTPAAVVVAPPGYVVLQELMVLPAVSAPSVVAIPGPAGSAALTPARQRRRRRARDRPTICGECGKGFSRSTDLVRHQATHTGERPHRCGECGKSFSQHSNLVTHQRIHTGEKPYACPYCAKRFSESSALVQHQRTHTGERPYACGDCGKRFSVSSNLLRHRRTHSGERPYVCEDCGERFRHKVQIRRHERQLHGAGRSRGLGLLRGARAAAGGAPRAEQAADKAP, from the exons ATGGAGGTAGGGCCGGCAACCAAGACCTTCGTGCTCGAGCTGCGGTGTCTTGAAGATGGGGGCTCAAGGCCTGACACCCTCTcag GTGGCAGCGGTGGGAGTGAGagtcaggaggaggaagaggctcAGGAGAGGAGCAGTAGCCCACCGCGGCCAGCAGTCTCAGCCCCGAGGGGGGCCGGTGCAACCACTGAGGGAGGCCCGCCAGAACAGCAGGAGTTGCAACCCCGACAGTTAGAACAGCAGCCAGAGCTGCGGCAACAGCCACAGCAGGAGCAGCGGCAACAGCTGCAGCCACGAGACGAAGGGTCAGGACCTCAGCCAAACtcgcagcagcaacagcagcagcagggcGGGCAAGAGCGGCTGCCTCGACCACAGCCGGAAAACCCCCAACCTGTGCGACAGGAGCCCCTGAAACCACAGCCGCAGCTGATGCAACAGCAGaagcagccacaggagcagcaCATGCAAGAGCACCAGCTGTCACAGCAACAGCAGGAGCAGCTCCAGCAGCAGCAAGATGGGCAGCAGCAGCTGCCTCGGCAGCAGCAGGAACTACAGGAAAATCCCCAATCTGTGCACTATGAGCAGCGGAAACCACAGCCGCAGCGGCTGCAAGAGCAGGACCAGCCACAGGAGCGGCAAGTGCAGGAACAGCAGCTGTCACAGCAACAGCAGTTACAGCAGGAACAGTCGCAGCCGCAGCAGCAGGAACAGTTacagctgcagcagcaggaacAGTTACAGCCGCAGCAGCAACAGTCACAGCTGCAGCAGCAACAGTTACAGCTGCAGCAGCAACagttacagcagcagcagcagcttcagCAGCAGCAGTTacagctgcagcagcaggaacagttgcagcagctgcagcagcaacaGTTACAGCAGCAGCGGCTGTTGCAGCAGCAGCAAGAACAGTTACAGCAGCAGCTGTTGCAGCAGCAGCAAGAGCAGTTGCAGCTATTGCAGCAGCAGCAAGAACAGTTACAGCAGCAGCTGCTGCAGCAGCAACAgttacagcagcagcagctgctgcagcagcagcaagaaCAGTTGcaacagcagcagctgcagccccGGCCGCTGgagccagaggaggaggaggaagaggtggagcTGGAGCTCATGCCGGTGGACTTGGGGTCGGAGCAGGAGCTGGAGCGGCAGCGGCAGGAGCTGGAGCGGCAGCAGGAGCAGCGGCAGCTGCAGCTCAAACTGCAGGAGCAACTGCAGCAGCTGGAGAAGCAgctggagcagcagcagcagctggaggagCAGCAGGAGGTGCAGCTGGAGCTGACTCCGGTGGAGCTGGGGGCCCAGCCGCCGGAGCTGCAGCTGGAGCTGACCCCCGTGCCGTCGGAGCTGCAGCTGGAGCTGGTGCCCGCCGCGGGGGGCGGCGGTGCCGCCGTCCCGGGGACGCCCGCCGCGGTCGTGGTGGCGCCCCCGGGCTACGTGGTGCTGCAGGAGCTCATGGTGCTGCCGGCCGTGTCGGCGCCCTCGGTGGTGGCCATCCCGGGCCCGGCGGGCAGCGCGGCCCTGACGCCGGcccggcagcggcggcggcggcgcgcccGGGACCGGCCGACCATCTGCGGGGAGTGCGGCAAGGGCTTCAGCCGCAGCACGGACCTCGTGCGGCACCAGGCCACGCACACGGGCGAGCGGCCCCACCGCTGCGGCGAGTGCGGCAAGAGCTTCTCGCAGCACTCGAATTTGGTGACGCACCAGCGCATCCACACGGGCGAGAAGCCCTACGCGTGCCCGTACTGCGCCAAGCGCTTCAGCGAGAGCTCGGCGCTCGTGCAGCACCAGCGCACGCACACGGGCGAGCGGCCCTACGCCTGCGGCGACTGCGGCAAGCGCTTCAGCGTCTCGTCCAACCTGCTGCGCCACCGCCGCACGCACTCGGGCGAGCGGCCTTACGTGTGCGAGGACTGCGGCGAGCGCTTCCGCCACAAGGTGCAGATCCGCCGCCACGAGCGCCAGCTGCACGGCGCCGGCCGCTCCCGGGGCCTGGGTCTGCTCCGCGGCGCGCGCGCGGCCGCCGGCGGGGCCCCGCGCGCCGAGCAGGCTGCGGACAAGGCGCCGTGA